From a single Sediminibacterium sp. KACHI17 genomic region:
- a CDS encoding peptidase domain-containing ABC transporter, translating into MSVKMVCVKQRDVTDCGAACLVSIAASYGTNFSVSKVRQTAGTDKCGTSMLGMVEAATKMGFNAKAVRAGIEVIRQIPLPSIAHVLLENGLQHFVVLYSIKREQLVYMDPATGTLVKSRHSDFSKIWTGVLLLLEPSGSILIAHKTKSTKKRIYDLLTANGSLLLQGFIGALVYTLLGLSLSIYIQKLVDTILVDGDLGLLNLVSIMMIFLLCIQQYTGTFKTLLGLQVGQRMDATLISHYLRHLLKLPQFFFDTMRKGEVLSRINDAVMIRNFVSDTVMQIVVNLLILICSFLVMFLYSIKLALMMLLLLPIYGILYYLSNKINRYWQRKLMEKGATMETELVGTLQASTTIKRFGLEEVMIEKNESGLIALLRTVYDTGIRNIALSSVAEFVTRFFTLLILWIGSILVIEKALTPGTLLSFYSIIGYFTGPVLVLIGTTKSFQEAMIAADRLFEIMELEPEEASQVGRLPQSFNEGDIVFDQVGFRYGSRQTVFNELSFQITVGSCIGIAGESGSGKSTLLHLLLRLYPIQKGHIYIGGVDINDISLPVLREKIAVVPQDTDILSGTVLENICLNKNIVIDDVIQLCQQVGLDDFIRSLPEGYHTVLQEQGSDLSGGQKQKIGIVRALYRRPSVLLLDEATASLDTISESAVQECLQYYRRRGVTIMIVAHRLTTLQFCDEILVLQDGKLIERGSHDELIQQLGLYATMWDQR; encoded by the coding sequence ATGAGTGTAAAAATGGTCTGTGTAAAACAGCGAGATGTTACAGATTGTGGAGCAGCCTGTTTAGTATCTATAGCAGCTAGTTATGGAACTAATTTTTCTGTGAGTAAGGTCAGACAAACAGCAGGTACAGATAAGTGCGGTACCAGTATGTTAGGAATGGTAGAAGCAGCCACTAAAATGGGATTTAATGCCAAAGCTGTTCGAGCAGGCATAGAAGTTATCAGACAAATTCCACTGCCATCTATTGCACATGTGTTATTGGAAAATGGATTGCAGCATTTTGTCGTACTGTATAGTATCAAAAGAGAGCAATTGGTATACATGGACCCAGCGACGGGAACACTGGTCAAAAGCAGGCATAGTGATTTCAGTAAAATATGGACAGGGGTATTGTTATTACTGGAACCATCCGGGTCGATCTTAATCGCTCATAAAACGAAATCGACAAAGAAAAGGATCTATGATCTACTTACTGCCAATGGATCATTATTATTACAAGGTTTTATTGGAGCATTGGTATATACACTTTTAGGACTTTCACTGAGTATCTATATCCAAAAATTGGTAGATACCATTTTGGTGGATGGAGATTTGGGTCTCTTAAACTTGGTGAGTATCATGATGATATTTCTATTGTGTATTCAACAGTATACAGGAACGTTTAAGACCTTATTGGGGTTGCAGGTAGGACAACGAATGGATGCAACACTCATCAGCCATTATCTAAGACATTTATTAAAACTTCCGCAATTCTTTTTTGATACAATGCGCAAGGGAGAAGTGTTGAGTCGCATCAATGATGCTGTCATGATCCGAAACTTTGTAAGTGATACTGTGATGCAAATTGTAGTGAACTTATTAATATTGATTTGCTCTTTTCTGGTTATGTTTTTGTATAGCATCAAACTAGCACTGATGATGCTCTTGTTACTGCCAATCTATGGTATTTTATACTATTTAAGTAATAAAATCAATCGTTATTGGCAACGAAAACTGATGGAGAAGGGAGCGACGATGGAGACGGAGCTAGTTGGTACTTTGCAGGCATCTACAACCATCAAGCGTTTCGGACTTGAAGAAGTGATGATAGAAAAAAATGAATCTGGCCTGATCGCTTTATTACGTACAGTGTATGATACAGGCATCAGGAATATTGCTCTTTCTTCTGTTGCAGAATTTGTAACCAGATTTTTTACACTATTGATATTGTGGATCGGATCGATACTTGTCATCGAAAAGGCACTTACCCCGGGTACATTACTTTCTTTTTATAGCATCATCGGATATTTCACCGGTCCGGTATTGGTATTGATTGGTACTACAAAAAGTTTTCAGGAAGCGATGATCGCAGCAGATCGGTTATTTGAGATCATGGAATTGGAACCGGAAGAAGCTTCACAAGTAGGCCGTCTACCACAGTCTTTTAACGAAGGGGATATTGTATTTGATCAGGTAGGCTTCAGGTATGGAAGCAGGCAAACGGTATTCAACGAGTTATCGTTTCAGATAACAGTAGGATCTTGTATTGGCATAGCCGGTGAAAGTGGATCAGGTAAATCCACACTATTACATCTTTTACTGCGCTTATATCCAATTCAGAAAGGTCATATATATATTGGTGGGGTTGATATTAATGACATAAGTCTTCCTGTATTACGCGAGAAGATCGCTGTTGTGCCACAAGACACTGATATACTTTCCGGAACCGTCTTGGAAAATATCTGTCTCAATAAAAATATAGTTATCGATGACGTGATACAACTTTGTCAACAAGTAGGACTGGATGATTTCATTCGCAGTTTACCGGAAGGATATCATACGGTTTTACAGGAGCAGGGGTCAGACCTATCCGGTGGACAAAAACAAAAGATAGGAATTGTGAGGGCGTTATACCGACGTCCATCGGTCTTATTACTGGATGAAGCAACGGCATCGTTGGATACGATCAGTGAATCAGCAGTGCAGGAATGTTTACAATATTATCGCCGAAGAGGCGTAACGATCATGATTGTAGCACACCGATTAACCACACTTCAATTCTGTGATGAAATTTTAGTTTTACAAGACGGAAAACTAATTGAGAGAGGTTCACATGATGAGTTGATACAGCAACTCGGTCTATATGCAACCATGTGGGATCAGCGGTAA
- a CDS encoding response regulator transcription factor: protein MTFVALVDDHELLRSGLASMINSFEGFKVIMEAGNGKEFMEALKTNKPPAIVLLDINMPLMDGFETAEWIKANMPETRVLVLSMLENDIAIIRMLKNGARGYLLKDSKPKVFKQALENIRDTGYFINELVSDKLMHYISNEDSFLGDGSPLSSLTENETIFLQWICSDKTYKEIAEEMHISPRTVDTYRDNLFKKLDIKTRVGLAIFAIKHGIVSV from the coding sequence ATGACCTTTGTAGCACTTGTGGACGATCATGAATTACTTCGTAGCGGTCTCGCTTCAATGATCAATTCATTTGAAGGCTTCAAAGTAATTATGGAAGCCGGGAACGGAAAAGAGTTTATGGAGGCTTTGAAAACCAATAAGCCACCGGCCATTGTCTTGTTAGACATCAATATGCCTTTGATGGACGGCTTTGAAACTGCTGAATGGATCAAAGCAAACATGCCTGAAACCAGGGTACTTGTTTTAAGCATGCTGGAAAATGATATTGCTATTATTCGCATGTTAAAAAATGGTGCACGTGGTTACTTACTCAAAGACAGTAAACCCAAAGTTTTCAAACAAGCACTCGAAAATATTCGTGATACAGGTTATTTCATCAATGAACTGGTGAGTGATAAACTCATGCACTATATCAGTAATGAAGATTCATTCCTAGGCGATGGCTCTCCGCTTAGTAGTCTTACCGAGAATGAAACCATTTTCTTACAATGGATCTGCTCAGATAAGACCTATAAAGAAATCGCTGAAGAAATGCATATCAGCCCACGTACCGTGGATACCTATCGCGATAACCTCTTCAAGAAACTGGATATTAAAACCAGGGTCGGGTTAGCCATCTTTGCGATTAAGCATGGTATCGTAAGTGTATAA
- a CDS encoding sensor histidine kinase: MPKEQEDILITIVIASVFLVLIGFFLLLIVFIFLRRQRKFQQERDEMKNRFEQTILKSQLEIQEQTFTHISREIHDNIGQVLSLVRLNLSTFSNIADHEKMEHTDELLGKAIKDLRDLSHSLQTNRIQDIGIVESIRQLLNNLHKSGRYKTDLKVAENFTGIDKNTDLIMFRMVQEIINNIMKHAKADQIAVDIEGNENEVQLIIRDNGIGFDMEKFKTAGPGIGLQNIFNRAKMINATVDIKSEPGNGTAIILQAKSK; the protein is encoded by the coding sequence ATGCCGAAAGAACAAGAAGATATCCTTATCACCATCGTTATAGCATCAGTATTTCTGGTTTTAATCGGATTTTTCTTGTTACTGATTGTCTTTATCTTCTTAAGAAGACAACGAAAATTTCAGCAAGAAAGAGATGAGATGAAAAATAGATTTGAGCAAACAATTCTTAAATCTCAACTGGAGATACAAGAACAAACATTTACTCATATCAGTAGAGAAATACACGATAACATTGGTCAGGTATTAAGCCTCGTAAGATTAAACTTAAGTACCTTTAGTAATATCGCTGATCATGAGAAAATGGAACATACTGATGAGCTGCTGGGAAAAGCGATCAAAGATTTGAGAGACCTAAGCCATAGTTTACAAACCAATAGAATACAGGATATCGGAATCGTTGAATCAATCAGGCAGTTATTAAATAACTTGCATAAGAGTGGTCGATATAAAACAGATCTTAAAGTAGCTGAAAATTTCACAGGTATTGATAAAAATACGGACCTGATCATGTTTAGGATGGTGCAGGAAATTATCAACAATATCATGAAACATGCGAAAGCGGATCAAATTGCAGTAGATATTGAAGGCAACGAAAATGAAGTGCAATTGATCATTAGGGATAATGGGATTGGATTTGACATGGAAAAATTTAAAACTGCCGGGCCGGGTATCGGTTTACAGAACATATTTAACAGAGCAAAAATGATTAACGCCACTGTTGATATAAAAAGTGAGCCGGGAAACGGAACAGCCATTATATTGCAGGCAAAATCGAAATAA
- a CDS encoding ATP-binding cassette domain-containing protein translates to MILSLHNVVPLPLKDKVQLQGSDIWNRTVSFTAGQWTKIKAPSGTGKTTLIHSLYKLREDYSGKIEWDGVSLQQLPAEQLSRYRQEKISIVFQDLRLFPNLTSFENIELKRVLQKPYCDREKIFSMAEELGVQHILQQKASICSYGEQQRVAIIRALIHPFSMLVMDEPFSHLDQTNTAKAAALIMKECKDRNAGFIITDLDDDHHFPYDQILNL, encoded by the coding sequence ATGATCCTATCACTACATAACGTTGTGCCACTGCCCTTAAAAGATAAGGTGCAGTTGCAAGGTTCTGATATTTGGAATCGTACGGTTAGTTTTACAGCAGGGCAATGGACCAAAATCAAAGCACCGAGCGGTACAGGCAAAACAACATTGATCCATTCATTGTACAAACTACGCGAAGACTATTCCGGAAAAATAGAATGGGATGGAGTGAGCTTACAGCAATTGCCAGCAGAGCAGCTATCAAGATACAGACAGGAAAAGATCAGTATCGTTTTTCAGGACCTGCGTTTATTTCCCAACCTTACTTCATTTGAAAACATTGAACTGAAAAGAGTTTTACAGAAACCTTACTGTGATCGGGAAAAGATATTTAGTATGGCTGAGGAATTAGGTGTGCAACATATTCTTCAACAGAAGGCAAGCATTTGTAGTTATGGAGAACAACAAAGAGTTGCGATCATCAGAGCATTGATTCATCCTTTTTCGATGTTGGTGATGGATGAGCCATTTAGTCATTTAGATCAGACCAATACTGCAAAAGCTGCTGCACTGATCATGAAAGAATGCAAAGACAGAAATGCAGGTTTTATCATTACCGATCTCGATGATGATCATCATTTTCCGTATGATCAAATATTGAATTTATAA
- a CDS encoding DUF4836 family protein, translating into MKSALQSILAVIVIAVIFTSCSGGGPKEARFIPKSSSAVIVLDPGAMQDKLTKGGISVDTLLSRVFKNDSIDTKDKEKINEFRTNAGMNWQSQFFFFLSQKGNPSTPEGGTTVMNLMAGLTDATKFEAWLKKQDDLNKKTVVKEKDYSYLVAEDNTIISWSEKNVIVTIYNFSQQPTYDTVTMQFKIPEKKNVEAEMKEQVKVYYTQAKDASMAGVKEFTGMFKEKADGYAFTSSNSSLSALSMLPVSLPKVEELLKDNYSASTLSFEDGKIIAKSTTYTNPLVSNILKEYAGPTVNLSMIERYPSDKINGIVLASFNPEIFGGFLKQLEVEGLVNGMMEKTGFSVQDLYKSLKGEIAVIVSDLGSSQPEPQERNDEKEMTVKKPMGKMILNAPVGDKASFTKLMDKATELGYFNKEGNNYKSGDLMKAFGIFMVADDKNFVIASDSLTYTQYMSGNNKAVINTETLNRFKGKSTVIYFDIANTIGGFYNNGGDYNQSMKTAKETFKDIIGTSDNFDGKSIKGVFEVRMQNEKQNSLVTLTSLITDIAVDMRVAARRQKEMEEKMFPGGFPAIIRTN; encoded by the coding sequence ATGAAGTCTGCTCTGCAATCCATTTTAGCCGTAATTGTAATTGCGGTTATATTCACATCCTGCTCAGGCGGTGGCCCGAAAGAGGCTCGCTTTATTCCTAAATCATCCAGTGCCGTGATCGTTTTAGATCCGGGTGCTATGCAGGATAAGCTTACCAAAGGGGGTATCAGTGTTGATACATTGCTAAGCCGTGTGTTTAAAAATGATTCAATCGATACAAAAGACAAAGAAAAGATCAACGAGTTCAGAACGAATGCCGGAATGAACTGGCAAAGTCAGTTCTTCTTCTTCCTATCACAGAAAGGAAATCCTTCAACTCCAGAAGGCGGCACCACAGTCATGAATCTGATGGCTGGTTTGACCGATGCAACCAAGTTTGAAGCATGGCTCAAGAAGCAAGACGATCTCAACAAGAAGACAGTAGTAAAGGAAAAAGATTATTCATATTTGGTAGCAGAAGACAATACCATTATTTCCTGGAGCGAAAAAAATGTAATCGTTACGATCTACAATTTCTCTCAGCAGCCTACTTATGATACTGTTACAATGCAATTTAAGATCCCCGAAAAAAAGAATGTAGAAGCAGAAATGAAAGAGCAGGTAAAGGTCTACTATACTCAGGCGAAAGATGCTTCAATGGCGGGCGTGAAAGAATTCACCGGAATGTTTAAAGAGAAAGCAGATGGTTATGCATTTACTTCATCCAACAGTTCTTTATCGGCCTTAAGTATGTTACCGGTTTCATTACCTAAAGTAGAAGAATTATTAAAAGACAACTATTCAGCTTCTACACTCAGTTTTGAAGATGGAAAAATCATAGCTAAATCTACCACCTATACCAATCCATTGGTAAGTAATATCCTCAAAGAATATGCAGGCCCCACTGTAAACTTATCCATGATTGAAAGATATCCTTCAGATAAGATCAATGGTATTGTACTGGCTTCTTTTAATCCTGAGATCTTTGGTGGATTTTTAAAACAACTGGAAGTAGAAGGATTGGTAAATGGCATGATGGAAAAAACAGGGTTCTCCGTACAGGATCTGTATAAATCTTTAAAAGGAGAAATCGCTGTGATTGTATCAGATCTTGGTTCTTCACAGCCTGAGCCTCAGGAAAGAAATGATGAGAAAGAGATGACGGTTAAAAAACCAATGGGCAAAATGATCCTGAATGCTCCGGTTGGAGATAAAGCAAGCTTTACAAAACTGATGGATAAAGCAACAGAACTCGGGTACTTTAATAAAGAAGGTAATAATTATAAAAGTGGTGATCTGATGAAAGCATTTGGCATCTTCATGGTAGCTGATGATAAAAATTTCGTGATCGCAAGTGATTCACTCACTTATACGCAGTACATGTCTGGTAATAACAAAGCTGTTATCAATACCGAAACACTCAATCGATTCAAAGGAAAATCAACTGTGATCTATTTTGATATCGCCAATACCATTGGTGGATTCTATAATAATGGCGGAGATTATAACCAGTCCATGAAGACTGCAAAAGAAACATTCAAAGACATCATCGGTACTTCAGATAATTTTGATGGAAAGAGCATCAAAGGAGTATTTGAAGTTCGCATGCAGAATGAAAAACAAAATAGTCTGGTTACACTCACCAGTCTGATCACAGATATCGCAGTAGACATGCGGGTGGCAGCGCGCAGACAAAAGGAAATGGAAGAAAAAATGTTTCCTGGAGGATTTCCCGCCATCATACGTACTAACTAA
- a CDS encoding glycoside hydrolase family 3 N-terminal domain-containing protein: MKKIFFFFFSALIFTSITAQQFYEHTPEADKWVRKQFRKLSKDQRIAQLMIIRAHSNLGEEHVQEVTELIKKYNVGGLCFFQGGPVRQANLTNFYQKIAKTPLMIAIDGEWGLGMRLDSVINFPRQLMMGAVPDAKLIYQFGLAVGEQCKRLGIHVNYAPDIDINNNPMNPVINDRSFGEDKYKVALFGVQYMKGMQDVGVMACAKHFPGHGDVSVDSHYDLPVINKSRAQLDQLELYPFRELIKAGVGSMMIAHLAIPSIDTTANLPTSLSPKNVTDLLRNELGYQGISFTDALEMQGVAKFFPKGDASVMSLIAGNDMLCLPGDVPGSIKKVRKAIKEGKLTWEDLNARVKKVLLAKYHLGLNKKQVINTENLAEDLNAKTNEIKKALAANALTLLRKNNENLLPLRSNKVAFVGIGISKANAFATRVQQDLKADLFFFENKDTITKINSILEQLNNYDAVVVGFHNYNRRPANQFGLSKNSLELLNKLQGNKTITFAFGNPYAVQYICNSSNLVVCYEDDEITQLAAADLLVGKINAKGKLPVTVCEGFRFGDGIVYDNSLPVAKPESVGIRSESLKQIEVIAQAAIDSGAAPGMVVLAAKNGKVIYHQAFGHTNTDRTTRMTNDMVFDLASVTKISATTMGIMKLYEEGKIDLNKTLGDYLNWTKGTDKAPLKLVDILLHQAGLNPFIPFYREVIDTATGIPFPQYFTQTQTPQYAYRVAENVYLRNDWNDTMFSRILSSKLSEQGKYVYSDNDFIFLGKIIEAVSGMSLDHYVRKTFYEPLGMTTTMYKPRESMPLSNLVPTEVETHFRRQHIHGDVHDEGAAMFGGVAGHAGLFSNAYDLAKLYQLLLNGGELNGVRLLNKTTIDKFTAYNSEVSRRGLGFDKPEKDNATRKEPYPSLSVSPATFGHTGFTGTCVWVDPAQQLVYIFLSNRVNPTRNGNKLGRLNVRPNIQEAIYGAIVK, from the coding sequence ATGAAAAAAATTTTCTTCTTTTTCTTTTCTGCATTGATTTTCACAAGCATCACTGCGCAGCAATTTTATGAGCATACGCCTGAAGCTGATAAATGGGTTAGAAAACAATTCCGCAAATTATCGAAAGACCAGCGCATCGCACAACTCATGATCATACGTGCGCACAGTAATCTAGGGGAAGAACACGTGCAAGAGGTCACAGAACTTATTAAAAAATACAATGTTGGTGGACTTTGTTTTTTTCAGGGTGGACCTGTAAGACAGGCCAATCTCACCAACTTCTATCAAAAGATCGCTAAAACGCCATTGATGATCGCAATTGATGGTGAATGGGGATTGGGTATGCGCTTAGATAGTGTGATCAACTTTCCTCGCCAATTAATGATGGGTGCTGTTCCGGATGCAAAGCTGATCTACCAGTTTGGATTGGCTGTAGGTGAACAATGTAAAAGATTAGGAATTCATGTGAACTATGCACCGGATATTGATATCAACAACAATCCCATGAACCCTGTCATTAACGACAGAAGTTTTGGAGAAGATAAATACAAGGTTGCACTCTTTGGCGTACAATACATGAAGGGTATGCAGGATGTAGGTGTGATGGCATGTGCCAAACATTTTCCCGGTCATGGTGACGTAAGTGTGGACTCACATTATGATCTGCCTGTTATCAATAAATCACGCGCACAACTGGATCAGCTGGAGTTATATCCTTTTCGTGAGCTGATCAAAGCAGGTGTAGGCAGTATGATGATTGCACATTTGGCTATTCCGTCGATTGATACCACTGCAAATCTTCCAACTTCTTTATCGCCGAAAAATGTAACAGACCTGTTACGCAATGAACTTGGCTATCAAGGTATTTCATTTACAGATGCTTTGGAAATGCAGGGTGTTGCTAAATTTTTCCCGAAAGGAGACGCCTCAGTGATGTCACTCATCGCAGGCAATGACATGCTATGTTTACCAGGTGATGTGCCGGGTAGTATTAAAAAGGTTAGAAAAGCCATCAAAGAAGGGAAGCTTACTTGGGAAGATCTGAATGCACGCGTCAAAAAAGTATTATTGGCAAAATACCATCTAGGTCTAAACAAAAAACAAGTGATCAATACTGAGAACTTAGCAGAAGACCTGAATGCAAAAACCAATGAGATCAAAAAAGCGCTTGCTGCCAATGCTTTGACCTTGCTTCGCAAGAATAATGAGAACCTTTTACCACTGCGCAGTAATAAAGTGGCTTTTGTTGGTATTGGTATCAGCAAAGCAAATGCTTTTGCAACAAGAGTACAGCAGGATCTTAAAGCTGATCTTTTCTTTTTCGAGAATAAAGACACAATCACTAAAATCAACAGTATCCTTGAGCAGCTTAACAATTATGATGCGGTTGTCGTAGGATTTCACAATTATAATCGCAGACCTGCCAATCAGTTTGGTCTGAGTAAAAACAGCCTGGAACTATTGAACAAGCTACAAGGCAATAAAACGATCACATTTGCATTTGGTAATCCCTATGCAGTTCAATATATCTGTAACAGCAGCAATCTGGTCGTATGTTATGAAGATGACGAGATCACGCAACTGGCAGCTGCTGATCTACTTGTAGGAAAAATAAACGCCAAAGGAAAATTACCGGTTACTGTTTGTGAAGGATTTCGTTTTGGCGATGGCATTGTGTATGATAATAGTCTACCCGTTGCTAAACCCGAATCCGTTGGCATACGTAGTGAATCTTTAAAACAGATCGAAGTCATTGCCCAAGCTGCAATCGACAGTGGTGCCGCTCCAGGAATGGTAGTACTGGCAGCAAAAAATGGCAAAGTGATTTATCACCAGGCATTTGGTCATACAAATACTGATCGTACCACACGTATGACCAATGATATGGTTTTTGACCTGGCATCTGTTACTAAGATCTCCGCCACGACAATGGGAATCATGAAATTGTATGAAGAAGGAAAAATCGATCTGAATAAAACATTGGGTGATTACCTCAACTGGACAAAGGGCACAGATAAAGCGCCACTAAAGCTTGTGGACATTTTACTGCATCAGGCAGGATTGAATCCTTTTATCCCCTTTTATCGCGAAGTGATCGATACCGCAACCGGAATTCCGTTCCCACAATATTTTACGCAAACACAAACACCTCAATACGCATATCGGGTTGCTGAAAATGTATACCTGCGTAATGACTGGAATGATACGATGTTCAGCAGAATTTTATCCAGCAAGTTATCAGAGCAAGGTAAGTATGTGTATAGCGATAATGATTTCATTTTTTTAGGTAAGATCATTGAAGCTGTAAGTGGAATGAGTTTGGATCATTATGTCCGTAAAACTTTTTATGAACCACTGGGCATGACTACAACCATGTATAAACCTCGCGAGTCGATGCCTTTGAGCAATCTGGTACCCACAGAAGTAGAAACCCATTTTCGCAGACAACACATTCATGGCGATGTACATGATGAAGGCGCGGCTATGTTTGGAGGTGTTGCAGGACATGCCGGTTTATTTAGTAATGCATATGATCTTGCAAAACTCTACCAGTTATTACTTAACGGAGGTGAGCTGAATGGCGTACGATTACTGAATAAAACTACCATTGATAAATTCACAGCTTACAATAGTGAGGTAAGTCGCCGAGGATTGGGTTTTGATAAACCTGAAAAAGACAATGCCACCAGAAAAGAGCCTTATCCATCCCTGAGTGTTTCACCTGCAACTTTTGGTCATACGGGCTTCACTGGCACTTGTGTCTGGGTCGATCCCGCACAGCAACTGGTTTACATTTTTCTTTCAAATCGGGTAAATCCAACCCGAAATGGCAATAAGTTGGGCCGTTTAAATGTGCGTCCAAACATACAGGAAGCCATTTATGGAGCTATTGTGAAGTAA
- a CDS encoding DUF5606 domain-containing protein, protein MVYSKLISITGLPGLFEMVGSKTDGAIVRSLEDKTTKFVSSRVHNFSHLESIEVYTVRENVNLVEVFQAMDKSKEKVPAENDAKAVKAYFEKVYADMDFDRVYASDMKKMVKWFNILKANAVELKLSEEETEENEG, encoded by the coding sequence ATGGTGTATAGTAAATTGATATCGATCACCGGACTTCCCGGATTGTTTGAAATGGTTGGCAGTAAGACCGATGGTGCTATCGTACGTTCACTGGAAGATAAAACTACCAAGTTCGTGAGCAGCCGTGTTCATAATTTCTCTCACCTGGAGAGCATTGAAGTATATACTGTGCGTGAGAATGTAAACCTGGTAGAAGTATTTCAGGCGATGGACAAAAGCAAAGAAAAAGTTCCTGCTGAGAATGATGCAAAAGCAGTAAAAGCCTACTTCGAAAAAGTATATGCAGACATGGATTTTGATCGTGTCTATGCTAGTGATATGAAGAAAATGGTAAAGTGGTTCAATATACTGAAAGCCAATGCAGTAGAGCTGAAACTCTCTGAAGAAGAAACCGAAGAAAATGAAGGATAA
- a CDS encoding VOC family protein produces the protein MEHAISWFEIPVKDINRAQQFYETIFHFKMIPLDLPNIKMRMFPVDNSVAVGGALCDSGGFHQVSATDGPLVYLNGNPDVQIILDRIEAAGGKITVPKTEISPEYGFMAVFIDSEGNRVALHSIPQRP, from the coding sequence ATGGAACATGCCATCAGTTGGTTTGAAATTCCTGTTAAGGACATCAACCGAGCACAACAGTTTTATGAAACGATCTTTCATTTCAAAATGATTCCACTGGATCTTCCCAATATCAAGATGCGGATGTTTCCAGTAGATAATAGTGTTGCAGTTGGAGGAGCACTTTGTGACAGTGGTGGTTTTCATCAGGTTTCCGCTACAGATGGTCCGTTGGTATACCTGAATGGGAATCCTGATGTTCAGATCATTTTGGATAGAATTGAAGCGGCAGGTGGAAAGATCACCGTTCCTAAAACGGAAATTTCTCCTGAATATGGCTTCATGGCTGTATTCATTGATTCTGAAGGAAACAGAGTTGCTTTACACAGCATTCCTCAAAGACCCTAA
- a CDS encoding DinB family protein, protein MKKCIMISFLLTLFCTTVSIAQTVAPDSLKAQLIKDWERAKIYTAEYLAAMPADKYTAKPVEGIRSFAEQMLHLAQGSIGLSANGTGKARIFPGYNMEKSATAQTKDSVSYYVNASYDFAIDGIKAMDANKLGELVKRGNLNESRLSWIMKGFEHQSHHRGQCTIYIRLQGVTPPNERLF, encoded by the coding sequence ATGAAAAAATGTATCATGATCAGTTTTCTACTGACCCTGTTTTGTACAACGGTTAGTATTGCACAAACTGTAGCACCTGATTCTTTGAAAGCACAATTGATCAAAGACTGGGAAAGAGCTAAAATATATACTGCTGAATATCTTGCTGCGATGCCTGCAGATAAATACACTGCCAAACCAGTAGAAGGTATCAGAAGTTTTGCAGAACAAATGCTGCATTTGGCACAAGGCAGTATTGGGTTGTCGGCGAATGGTACTGGTAAAGCGAGAATATTCCCGGGTTATAACATGGAAAAATCAGCGACGGCTCAAACCAAAGACTCAGTGAGTTATTACGTGAATGCGAGTTATGATTTTGCCATCGATGGTATCAAAGCGATGGATGCCAATAAACTTGGGGAATTGGTAAAGCGCGGTAATCTCAATGAGTCAAGATTAAGTTGGATCATGAAAGGCTTTGAACATCAGTCGCATCATCGTGGACAATGTACTATTTACATTCGTTTACAAGGCGTGACACCTCCGAATGAAAGATTGTTTTAG